The DNA window CCCGCCGAGCCGACCACCCTGGCCTTGCCCGCCGAGGCGCTGCACGCACTGCGCCAGTCCCTGGCACTGGGCCATGTGCGCGGCGTACTGGAAGGCCTGGAACGACTGCGGGCGGACCACCCACGCCAAGCCGAGGCACTGGAAAGACTGCAGACGCTGGCCAAGGGCTTTCGCCTCGACGAACTGGCCAGGCAGCTCGACCAGGCCGCACCCACCACCCCGGAACGGACGCCAACGACCGGAGAACAGACCCTGTGAGACAAGACATCGTACTGATCGTCGACGACGTGCCGGATAACCTCGCCCTGCTCTCCAGCGCCCTGGAGCAGGCCGGCTACATGGTGCTGGTGGCCCTCGACGGCCAGAGTGCGCTGGAACGCATGCGCCGGCTGAAGCCGGATATCGTCCTGCTGGACGGCATGATGCCGGGCCTGGACGGCTTCGCCACCTGCCGCCAGCTCAAGGCGGAGGCGGCCTTCGAGGATGTCCCGGTGGTGTTCATGACCGCCCTGGCCGACAGCGAGGACGTCGTGCGCGGCTTCGCCTCCGGCGGCATCGACTACGTCACCAAGCCGATCCAGCCGGAGCAGGTACTGGCGCGGATCGCCGCCCACCTGCGCACCGCACGCACCTTGCAGGCCGCCCGCGAGGCCTCGGCGCATGCCGCCACAGCGCCGGCCCAGGCGGATATCGACGCGGCGCTGGTGGAGCGCTTCCAGTTGACCGGGCGCGAACTCGAAGTGCTGCACTGGGTGGCCTGCGGCAAGACCAACCGCGACATCGGCGAAATCCTCGGCCTCAGCCCGCGCACGGTGAACAAGCACCTGGAACACATCTACGTGAAGCTCGGCGTGGAAACCCGCACCGCCGCCGCCGCGGTGGCCAACCGCCAGGGCATGGGGCTGAAGGCCGAGGCGTAGGCTGCGCCCTGAGCCCCATGCAGGCCATCACTTCAGGTAGGAGCGCAGCAGCGCGGCGATCTGGTCGGCATCGTCCTGGCGCTCTTCGGCGCTGAGGTGCTCTGCCCCCAGGTGTTCGCGGATATGCCCCTCCATCACCTCCGCCATCAGCCCATTGACCGCACCACGGATCGCGGCGATCTGCTGGAGTACCGCCAGGCACTCCGCTTCCTGCTCCAGGGCCGTCTCCAGGGCACTGGCCTGGCCCTTGATCCGGCGTATCCGCGTCAGCAGTTGCTTCTTCCCTTTCAGGGTATGTGCCATCGTTTTTCCTCACTTAGTATACTGGGGTATAGTATTCAGGCCATTCCATCCGGAGCATGATACCCATGACCACCCAAGGCTCGGAACACTGGGTACACACGCACAAGTTCCACCAGGGCAACCCCGGCGCCGAGCGCAAGACGCGCCTGGCCGTGGCCCTCACGGCGCTGATGATGCTGCTGGAGATTACCGGCGGCTGGTACTTCAACTCGATGGCCCTGCTCGCCGACGGCTGGCACATGAGCTCCCATGTACTGGCCCTCGGTCTCTCGCTGCTGGCCTATGCCGCGGCCCGGCGCCTGGCCAACGACCGCCGCTTCGCCTTCGGCACCTGGAAGATCGAAATCCTCGGCGGCTACACCAGCGCCATTCTGCTGGTGGGCGTTGCCCTGCTGATGGCTTTCCAGTCAGTGCAGCGCTTGCTCACCCCCGGCCCGATCTTCTACGACCAGGCCATTACCATTGCCATCGCCGGGCTACTGGTCAACCTGCTGTGCGCCTGGCTGCTGCGCGACGATCACAGCCAGCACGACCATCACCATCACCATCACCATCACCATCACCATCACCATCACCACGGACACCACCAGGACCTCAACCTGCGCTCCGCCTACCTGCATGTCGTGGCAGATGCCGCCACCTCGGTCCTGGCGATCATCGCCCTGCTGGCAGGCAAGCTCTGGGGCGCGGCCTGGCTCGACCCGGCCATGGGCCTGGTCGGCGCCGTACTGGTCGGCCTGTGGGCCAAAGGGCTGTTGCGTGATACCTCGCGCGTGCTGCTGGATGCGGAAATGGACGCCCCAGTGGTGGAGGAAGTGCGCCAGGTCATCGCAGAACTGCCGGAACCTGCCCGCATCACCGACCTGCACCTCTGGCGTGTGAGCA is part of the Pseudomonas sp. ABC1 genome and encodes:
- a CDS encoding response regulator transcription factor — its product is MRQDIVLIVDDVPDNLALLSSALEQAGYMVLVALDGQSALERMRRLKPDIVLLDGMMPGLDGFATCRQLKAEAAFEDVPVVFMTALADSEDVVRGFASGGIDYVTKPIQPEQVLARIAAHLRTARTLQAAREASAHAATAPAQADIDAALVERFQLTGRELEVLHWVACGKTNRDIGEILGLSPRTVNKHLEHIYVKLGVETRTAAAAVANRQGMGLKAEA
- a CDS encoding metal/formaldehyde-sensitive transcriptional repressor — protein: MAHTLKGKKQLLTRIRRIKGQASALETALEQEAECLAVLQQIAAIRGAVNGLMAEVMEGHIREHLGAEHLSAEERQDDADQIAALLRSYLK
- the dmeF gene encoding CDF family Co(II)/Ni(II) efflux transporter DmeF is translated as MTTQGSEHWVHTHKFHQGNPGAERKTRLAVALTALMMLLEITGGWYFNSMALLADGWHMSSHVLALGLSLLAYAAARRLANDRRFAFGTWKIEILGGYTSAILLVGVALLMAFQSVQRLLTPGPIFYDQAITIAIAGLLVNLLCAWLLRDDHSQHDHHHHHHHHHHHHHHHGHHQDLNLRSAYLHVVADAATSVLAIIALLAGKLWGAAWLDPAMGLVGAVLVGLWAKGLLRDTSRVLLDAEMDAPVVEEVRQVIAELPEPARITDLHLWRVSKDQYACLLSLATSARLDADSVRQRLGVHEELAHVTVEINRLPGS